One Roseimaritima multifibrata DNA window includes the following coding sequences:
- a CDS encoding methyltransferase domain-containing protein — protein sequence MPRIALQSIELPRHLTDRPIPGPIQQLLDESLRRTVAFHDRRESTDAEHFVASDHPLVYRTLDWIAETRLATGNRFIEWGCGFAVNACAAASLGWDVLAVEVEPKVVAEAAKMIAMWQQPVELLQGNFLPPNAERFSEDPYLPSLGHSAESIYAKLDMQIDDFDIIFAYPWPGEHRFIDELFAVTAAPGALLVTFLGPNEITVQQKMGRAFKR from the coding sequence ATGCCACGCATTGCCCTACAGTCCATCGAACTGCCTCGTCATTTGACCGACCGTCCCATCCCCGGCCCCATCCAGCAATTGCTGGATGAGTCCTTGCGGAGGACGGTCGCTTTTCATGATCGCCGTGAATCGACCGACGCCGAACATTTTGTCGCCAGCGATCATCCGCTGGTTTACCGAACGCTCGACTGGATCGCCGAAACGCGTTTAGCAACCGGCAACCGCTTCATCGAATGGGGCTGCGGTTTTGCCGTCAACGCATGTGCCGCCGCCTCTTTGGGCTGGGACGTGCTGGCCGTCGAAGTCGAACCGAAGGTCGTTGCCGAAGCGGCAAAAATGATCGCAATGTGGCAGCAACCTGTTGAACTGCTTCAGGGCAACTTTCTCCCGCCCAACGCCGAACGTTTCAGCGAAGATCCCTACCTTCCCTCTTTGGGGCACTCGGCAGAATCGATCTATGCAAAACTGGATATGCAAATCGATGACTTCGACATCATCTTCGCCTATCCATGGCCCGGAGAGCACCGTTTCATCGACGAACTGTTCGCCGTCACCGCCGCTCCGGGCGCCCTCCTAGTTACCTTCCTAGGCCCCAACGAAATCACCGTCCAACAAAAAATGGGGCGGGCGTTCAAGCGTTAA
- the recG gene encoding ATP-dependent DNA helicase RecG has translation MTDPIPAASAPGTVVHELSDLELGTDLRFVPGVGHDRAVLLAKLGLRAAGEALFFFPRNYEFPSIETKLPDLKEGVPASLVGVVTEVELRSGAAGKSTLGVLVENDEGAFRIVFYNQAFRADQIERGMRVLVSGTPKLVGLRWQFTHPKVTTLGPDEDPPPGKILPLYGLTDGIKQYAMRRMLAGIAPHLASHVREVLPAEIRQSAGERLGCALPDIDVALREIHQPSGEDALRQARTRLVFQELLVMQLALALRRRRLTTDLASPPLTATPEIDLRIQKRFPFALTGDQVRTIAEVGQDMGRQFPMNRLVQGDVGSGKTVIAQYAMLLAVAHGYQAMLMAPTEILARQHYETLTKALAHSRVRIGLLTGSLPAVQRQALVKEAVEGKVDVIVGTQALLYGEWTPAKLGLVVIDEQHKFGVGQRAMLRSGGLDPHYLVLSATPIPRTMAMTMFGDLDVSTLREKPPGRKPVRTYLGRDNWRERWWKFVREHLDEGRQAFVVTPRVADSPRELDDADESAETSTTQGDKELGETPDSLESISSAESVFQELAEGGLKGYRIGLLHGRMSANEKAAVMQRFAQGRLQVLVSTTVIEVGIDIPNATVMTILGAEHFGLAQLHQLRGRVSRGKVAGHVCVFTDSEGSPEENERLQVFADTSDGFELAEADFRLRGPGDLMGTQQSGMPPLRVADLQRDQKILHVARELAQEIVDADSELTAPEFESLKKQVLKRYGKVLDLGDVA, from the coding sequence ATGACCGATCCCATTCCTGCCGCGTCGGCGCCCGGTACCGTCGTGCACGAATTGTCTGACCTGGAACTGGGGACCGACCTGCGGTTCGTCCCCGGAGTGGGGCATGACAGAGCAGTTTTGCTAGCAAAGCTTGGACTTCGAGCCGCCGGGGAGGCCCTTTTTTTCTTCCCGCGAAATTATGAATTCCCTTCGATAGAAACGAAGCTGCCAGACCTAAAAGAAGGGGTGCCCGCGTCGTTGGTCGGGGTGGTGACGGAAGTCGAACTGAGATCGGGGGCCGCGGGGAAATCAACGCTGGGGGTGTTGGTTGAAAACGACGAAGGTGCATTCCGAATCGTTTTTTATAACCAGGCTTTCCGAGCCGATCAAATCGAGCGAGGAATGCGAGTGCTGGTTTCGGGGACGCCAAAATTGGTCGGTCTGCGTTGGCAGTTCACGCACCCTAAGGTGACGACCCTCGGACCGGACGAAGACCCGCCACCGGGGAAGATTTTGCCACTGTACGGTTTGACCGACGGGATCAAACAGTACGCGATGCGGCGGATGCTGGCTGGTATCGCACCTCACTTGGCGTCGCATGTACGCGAGGTGTTGCCGGCGGAGATTCGTCAGTCCGCGGGCGAGCGACTGGGGTGCGCGTTGCCCGATATCGATGTCGCGCTGCGAGAAATTCATCAACCAAGTGGCGAAGACGCCCTGCGGCAGGCTCGGACGCGATTGGTTTTTCAAGAACTGCTTGTCATGCAGCTTGCCTTGGCACTGCGTCGCCGCCGGCTAACGACCGATCTTGCATCGCCTCCTTTAACCGCCACGCCCGAAATCGATCTGCGGATTCAAAAACGTTTCCCCTTCGCTTTGACCGGTGATCAGGTTCGAACGATCGCGGAAGTCGGCCAGGATATGGGGCGTCAGTTCCCGATGAATCGATTGGTGCAGGGGGACGTGGGGAGCGGCAAAACGGTGATCGCTCAGTATGCAATGTTGCTGGCCGTCGCGCATGGTTACCAAGCCATGTTGATGGCGCCGACCGAAATCCTCGCGCGACAACATTACGAAACGTTGACCAAGGCTCTTGCACACAGTCGGGTTCGGATCGGATTGTTGACCGGGTCGCTGCCCGCGGTCCAACGCCAGGCTTTGGTAAAGGAGGCGGTCGAGGGAAAGGTCGACGTGATCGTTGGCACCCAGGCCTTGTTGTATGGCGAATGGACGCCCGCAAAATTGGGTTTGGTCGTGATCGATGAACAACACAAATTTGGAGTTGGTCAGCGAGCGATGTTGCGGAGTGGTGGACTGGATCCGCATTACCTGGTGTTGTCGGCGACGCCGATTCCGCGAACCATGGCAATGACCATGTTTGGGGATTTGGATGTCAGTACCTTGCGTGAAAAACCGCCGGGCCGTAAACCGGTTCGGACCTACCTGGGGCGTGATAACTGGCGTGAACGATGGTGGAAATTTGTCCGTGAACATTTGGACGAAGGTCGGCAAGCGTTTGTGGTCACACCGCGAGTGGCCGACAGCCCTCGGGAACTGGACGACGCCGATGAGTCCGCCGAAACCTCGACAACGCAGGGCGACAAGGAACTGGGAGAGACCCCCGATTCATTGGAGAGCATCTCGTCAGCGGAGTCTGTTTTTCAGGAGCTTGCCGAAGGGGGATTAAAAGGGTATCGGATCGGGTTGTTGCACGGTCGAATGTCAGCAAACGAAAAGGCGGCTGTCATGCAGCGGTTTGCGCAGGGACGATTGCAGGTTTTGGTTTCAACGACGGTGATCGAAGTCGGTATCGATATCCCCAACGCGACCGTCATGACAATTTTAGGCGCCGAGCATTTTGGGTTGGCTCAATTGCATCAGCTTCGCGGCCGCGTCTCGCGAGGCAAAGTTGCCGGGCATGTCTGCGTGTTTACCGATTCCGAAGGTTCGCCGGAAGAGAATGAGCGGTTGCAGGTTTTTGCGGATACCAGTGATGGATTCGAATTGGCCGAGGCCGATTTTCGCCTGCGAGGCCCCGGCGATTTAATGGGAACGCAGCAGAGCGGCATGCCGCCGCTACGGGTCGCCGACCTTCAACGCGACCAGAAGATTCTCCACGTCGCTCGAGAATTAGCGCAGGAAATCGTCGATGCCGACAGCGAGCTCACCGCACCCGAATTCGAATCGCTAAAGAAGCAAGTGCTCAAACGCTATGGCAAGGTTTTGGATCTAGGCGACGTCGCCTAA
- a CDS encoding LON peptidase substrate-binding domain-containing protein, whose product MTDMESVTQLPDDFDGHVRLFPLPDLVVFPHAMQPLNIFEPRYCDLLAESLASDRLITMSTYHPRAPGATGDPSKIEPIVCISRIISHTPTDDNRHNVLLLGAKRARILREYDTQRSFRMAEVEIIEDVYPPTGASKRQPLRDRVLQAFRNLIPAAGGVHANLHELMASQMPLGAITDIIAYTLAFDVRKKIELLELGDVDRRADLLANLLEELATKENHPTNPPPSSFPPPFSDN is encoded by the coding sequence ATGACTGATATGGAAAGTGTGACTCAGTTGCCCGATGACTTTGACGGCCACGTGCGCCTGTTTCCACTGCCCGACCTAGTCGTCTTTCCGCATGCGATGCAGCCGCTGAATATTTTTGAACCACGATACTGCGATTTGCTAGCTGAATCATTGGCTTCGGACCGCCTGATCACGATGTCGACCTACCATCCACGAGCACCGGGAGCTACCGGGGATCCGTCGAAAATCGAGCCGATCGTCTGTATTTCACGGATCATTTCTCACACCCCCACCGATGACAACCGGCACAACGTCCTTCTTCTGGGAGCAAAGCGTGCCAGGATTCTGCGAGAATACGATACGCAGCGTTCGTTCCGAATGGCAGAGGTAGAGATTATCGAGGACGTCTACCCACCCACGGGTGCATCGAAACGGCAGCCCCTCCGCGACCGTGTGCTGCAAGCGTTTCGCAACCTAATCCCTGCAGCGGGAGGCGTGCACGCGAATCTCCATGAATTGATGGCTTCGCAGATGCCACTCGGCGCGATCACGGACATTATCGCCTATACATTGGCATTTGACGTGCGAAAAAAAATCGAACTGCTGGAGCTTGGTGATGTCGACCGAAGAGCGGACCTTCTGGCGAATCTATTAGAGGAACTGGCGACCAAGGAAAATCACCCCACCAATCCCCCTCCAAGCTCCTTCCCTCCTCCGTTCAGCGACAACTAG
- a CDS encoding ExeA family protein, producing the protein MTRATVTPFSAAPDPRNYQPLGSIESCREQLESALRNDAGLGVVVGPPGTGKSLLCQKLAESLRDSFEVVLLAESSPRDQISLLQNILFHLNMPYKNHSEGELRLSLIDRLTQGAHSRENQLVLIVDEAQSLPDTILEELRMITNIVRGGRSCVRTVLAGNHELEDRLGQPQLESLAQRIAVRCYLHPFRQEETQQFLRNGLLRLSKTAEIEDAAAAAVHFATTGVPRLIQQLMRQIVRYDAPHKPKIRITAADVNAAWSQAQQLASPIQDPEFQAAPIAGPSQAMAPAEQAPSEQQPVSVTEQVEVDDIVEYGELSDPEPEVLETDKADVKDELSESMPQVAADLDRITDSLLRISEDDYTDPEAEVEWNDAEAKEEVAELDASLRNPGMDESGYETFQETTAEESPVQWTIESQSEFYEDEFPVACDRVEASQLFGDDFDEEEVVPVPPVMPRSFSDGLAERAVKRGEVISAQLDDEIELSISSLECQPEQRLHREVASLSQAAAHLQIHTDSPSDTLSEADSLAVPAIGTDGVGTGTSDLKPAPADDIHLIDDSDMLIIEEVVDVEANPVQAYAYDDDPSDTIDYQKLLTRMRQA; encoded by the coding sequence ATGACACGAGCCACCGTCACCCCTTTTTCTGCTGCTCCTGATCCCCGTAATTATCAGCCATTGGGATCGATCGAATCATGTCGCGAGCAGTTGGAATCGGCGCTTCGAAATGATGCGGGTCTCGGTGTGGTGGTCGGACCCCCAGGGACAGGTAAGTCGCTTTTGTGCCAAAAATTGGCCGAGAGCCTGCGGGATTCCTTTGAGGTGGTTTTGCTGGCGGAATCTTCGCCTCGGGATCAGATCAGTCTGCTGCAGAATATTCTGTTCCATTTGAATATGCCTTACAAGAACCACAGTGAGGGTGAGCTGCGGCTCTCCCTGATTGACCGGTTGACCCAAGGGGCCCATTCCAGAGAAAACCAATTGGTCCTGATCGTCGATGAGGCGCAGTCCCTTCCGGATACGATTTTGGAAGAGCTGCGAATGATCACCAATATTGTTCGTGGAGGGCGTTCCTGCGTGCGAACCGTTCTGGCGGGAAACCATGAACTGGAAGACCGGCTCGGACAGCCTCAACTGGAATCGCTGGCTCAACGCATCGCTGTCCGTTGTTACCTGCACCCTTTCCGGCAGGAAGAGACTCAGCAGTTTCTGCGTAACGGTCTGCTTCGATTGTCCAAGACTGCCGAGATCGAAGATGCCGCGGCGGCGGCCGTCCATTTTGCGACGACCGGCGTCCCACGTTTGATCCAACAATTGATGCGGCAGATCGTTCGCTACGACGCCCCGCACAAACCAAAAATTCGGATCACCGCTGCCGATGTTAACGCGGCATGGAGCCAAGCACAGCAACTTGCCAGCCCGATCCAAGATCCTGAATTCCAGGCTGCACCGATCGCCGGTCCATCGCAAGCGATGGCTCCAGCGGAACAAGCACCTTCGGAACAGCAACCGGTGTCCGTGACCGAACAAGTCGAAGTCGATGACATTGTTGAATACGGCGAACTAAGCGATCCGGAACCAGAGGTCTTAGAAACGGATAAGGCAGACGTAAAGGACGAGTTGTCCGAATCAATGCCCCAGGTGGCTGCCGATTTAGACCGGATCACCGATTCCCTCCTGCGGATCTCCGAAGACGACTACACCGATCCAGAGGCGGAGGTGGAGTGGAACGACGCGGAAGCCAAAGAGGAAGTTGCGGAATTGGACGCGAGTCTTCGCAATCCTGGAATGGATGAAAGTGGTTATGAAACCTTCCAGGAAACCACTGCTGAAGAATCGCCGGTACAGTGGACCATCGAATCGCAATCCGAATTCTACGAAGATGAGTTCCCTGTAGCATGCGATCGGGTGGAAGCGTCTCAGCTATTCGGCGACGATTTCGATGAAGAAGAAGTCGTTCCTGTTCCGCCCGTGATGCCTCGATCTTTCTCCGATGGGCTTGCGGAGCGAGCCGTTAAACGCGGCGAAGTGATTTCGGCGCAGTTGGATGACGAAATCGAACTGTCGATTTCCTCGCTAGAATGTCAGCCGGAACAACGGTTGCATCGCGAAGTTGCAAGCCTTTCCCAAGCCGCCGCTCATTTGCAGATCCATACCGATTCGCCTAGCGACACACTATCAGAGGCCGACTCGCTGGCGGTCCCTGCTATCGGTACCGATGGTGTCGGAACGGGGACTAGTGATCTGAAACCAGCACCTGCAGACGATATTCACCTGATTGACGACAGTGACATGTTGATCATCGAAGAGGTCGTCGATGTGGAAGCGAATCCGGTGCAGGCGTATGCATACGATGACGATCCAAGCGACACGATCGATTATCAAAAATTGCTTACTCGAATGCGGCAGGCGTAA
- a CDS encoding DUF4332 domain-containing protein produces the protein MLLERIDIDQQGPLHQVQLGPFSHKLNAIFGTAGVGKTTVLHFLRETMLGELQPSQPLQDIQRGRVVWAGRDGLMHCVRGSDGGLVVDFEPRNGQPVQHGQEHAHRLAHVSQSVVDGIITSSNEHSITQAIAAAHRAGLDDLQTSPPQDIEEQNRLKRRIAELDRFLHSDLAAGETVASLDRRLTQLTAELARIDRYDAYTEQHRVSATRRQWALDREANLERDLHRLLDQKQELQRMLDEIDAERSAIARHATVEQPRYSITDGDRQQLEELDNQLIRWRRTLFDVRQLRSRLAKEFAQRSDRQCLERPVRSSSAVDSLHALESRLEATQREIDWLASRYDLNDHVLPQQTFPNHSAELEYRSLSQNLQDLKDQLQQINSRLFHRSPARSGVESPLTWTRETKSDLSRCERELLTSIDHLIRHRNTLLDRIAAEYNVPLEQIRSSFGDWRPDVTSTAYGDGHATLGDWLLSPGCPPEMSDRRAHSARVARLESDRLDYSRELDATVRQIQSIRDELTQLQAERSRLSVQEIPVDHRSRHEVMRERQHVHDLLSRAGSHSRYQQERDVCVARLRELQQPVATSSRLATRVAYWLQRLSAGRMKVMQWETAQQTNLHPAATYQRVYVDGRSDTQLSLEERYLAALAVRMAAIDELAQRGYVVPLLIETPSSIAIDRQAPVYDNHSGSIRPSTHYLDANYPYAGYRFEHAAYDRPSYDEAVYDHGYHRASVAMPNWLDTVMAFADAGHQTILLTRHRELADRVAAAGGTVHGLDRPNVQPRVSQPQPAARPNTSYNRSADVNRDLDAAWQETYSFDDTFDRYPTRPATRPLHSAERPAVSARIYAPPQDPPFGSKSSHREAAPSPFFLTADSPVDQAPSIDAVAGARLRGVGIARIGQLLVADPGRLSDAIGMPNVDEAAMLRWQNEARLVCRVPQLRPFDARVLVGCGVTDPKHLAGMHPGELLDRVEAFLATERGLQILRSGSSYELSRITSWIAAANRSVSRESRHGRRNNSSRRRNLASQEPSVEFAPAATTSRSERTAASDRVTVPASRHDHEGYDRDGFDRSGYDRDGYNRNGYSRAGFNRAGYDRNGHSRSTSNGQSRSGHGSGNGYSQSSDNHSRTPSEREPRSRRDRDNRERTRRNERVRAERQQYEQDRTDRERQRVARDAEERQNAIDAAEHDVVPMQASKTSESANWRFYLERNSPIVDAPTIGPRTANKLEKIGLITVGDLLQADPDDVANRLNNRRIDADEVRQWQRQAALVCRIPMLRGHDAQLLVAADVYDPERIASSDADWLLNLIEEVVDTNEGKRILRGSTPPDHAEIVDWIRFAQHHRELRAA, from the coding sequence ATGTTATTGGAACGGATTGATATCGATCAGCAGGGACCCCTGCACCAAGTCCAATTAGGACCATTCTCTCATAAATTGAACGCGATTTTTGGAACCGCTGGCGTTGGCAAAACGACGGTGCTTCATTTTTTGCGTGAAACCATGCTAGGTGAACTCCAACCTAGCCAACCTCTACAAGACATCCAACGCGGGCGTGTCGTCTGGGCAGGACGCGACGGTTTGATGCACTGTGTCCGAGGATCCGACGGTGGCTTGGTGGTCGATTTCGAACCGCGCAACGGCCAACCGGTCCAGCACGGCCAGGAACATGCTCACCGCCTAGCCCATGTATCCCAGTCCGTTGTCGACGGGATCATCACCAGCAGCAACGAACACTCGATTACGCAAGCGATCGCAGCTGCCCATCGTGCGGGCTTGGACGATTTGCAGACATCGCCACCCCAAGACATTGAAGAACAAAACCGTCTGAAGCGACGGATTGCCGAACTGGATCGATTCCTTCATAGCGATCTGGCGGCCGGAGAAACGGTCGCTTCGCTTGATCGACGGCTGACTCAGCTGACAGCCGAACTGGCTCGAATTGATCGTTACGATGCTTATACCGAGCAACACCGCGTCAGCGCGACCCGTCGCCAGTGGGCACTGGACCGGGAAGCCAACCTCGAACGCGACCTCCATCGTCTACTGGACCAGAAGCAAGAACTTCAGCGAATGCTGGACGAAATCGACGCCGAACGCAGTGCGATCGCCCGTCATGCAACCGTGGAACAGCCTCGCTATTCGATCACCGACGGCGACCGCCAACAACTGGAAGAACTAGACAACCAGCTGATTCGCTGGCGTCGAACTCTGTTTGATGTCCGCCAACTTCGCAGTCGTCTGGCGAAAGAATTCGCACAGCGTAGCGATCGCCAATGCCTCGAACGGCCCGTTCGTTCCAGCTCGGCAGTCGATTCGTTGCACGCCCTGGAATCGCGACTAGAAGCGACGCAGCGTGAGATCGATTGGCTGGCAAGTCGCTATGACTTAAACGATCACGTCCTTCCACAGCAGACGTTCCCGAATCACTCTGCCGAACTGGAATACCGCAGTTTGTCGCAGAACCTTCAAGACCTGAAGGATCAACTGCAGCAGATCAACTCGCGTTTGTTTCATCGCAGTCCGGCCCGCTCGGGCGTCGAATCCCCACTCACCTGGACCCGCGAAACCAAAAGCGACCTGTCCCGTTGCGAGCGAGAACTACTGACGTCGATCGATCATCTGATCCGGCACCGCAATACGTTGCTAGACCGAATCGCAGCGGAATACAACGTCCCGCTGGAACAGATCCGAAGCTCGTTTGGCGACTGGCGTCCCGATGTCACCTCGACTGCCTACGGTGACGGACACGCAACACTGGGCGATTGGTTGCTCAGCCCTGGTTGCCCGCCAGAAATGAGTGATCGCCGAGCCCACTCCGCTCGAGTCGCTCGCCTGGAATCCGATCGCTTGGATTACTCGCGAGAACTGGATGCAACGGTTCGCCAGATCCAATCCATCCGCGACGAACTGACTCAATTGCAGGCGGAACGTTCGCGTCTAAGCGTTCAAGAAATCCCGGTCGACCATCGCAGTCGTCACGAGGTCATGCGAGAACGCCAACACGTCCACGACCTCCTTTCACGGGCCGGCTCCCATAGCCGCTACCAGCAAGAACGCGACGTATGCGTGGCTCGACTACGTGAACTTCAGCAGCCGGTCGCGACATCGTCGCGTTTGGCAACCCGCGTTGCTTATTGGTTGCAGCGTCTATCGGCTGGTCGCATGAAAGTCATGCAGTGGGAAACCGCTCAGCAGACCAACCTGCATCCGGCGGCAACCTATCAACGCGTCTATGTCGACGGCCGCAGCGACACCCAGCTTTCCTTGGAAGAACGCTACCTCGCAGCACTCGCAGTTCGGATGGCCGCCATCGATGAACTTGCACAGCGTGGCTACGTCGTTCCGCTGCTAATTGAAACGCCCAGTTCGATCGCCATCGACCGGCAGGCTCCGGTTTACGACAATCATTCGGGATCGATCCGCCCCAGCACCCACTACCTGGATGCAAACTACCCGTACGCCGGCTATCGATTCGAGCACGCTGCTTATGATCGACCAAGCTACGATGAAGCCGTCTACGACCATGGCTATCACCGCGCAAGCGTCGCGATGCCTAATTGGTTGGACACCGTCATGGCGTTTGCCGATGCGGGTCATCAAACGATCCTGTTGACGCGTCACCGCGAATTAGCAGATCGCGTTGCAGCGGCTGGCGGCACCGTCCACGGGCTGGATCGCCCCAACGTCCAACCTCGCGTATCGCAGCCTCAGCCAGCGGCTCGCCCCAACACGTCTTACAACCGCTCGGCAGACGTCAATCGGGACCTCGATGCGGCTTGGCAAGAAACGTACAGTTTCGACGACACCTTCGATCGTTACCCCACACGCCCGGCGACGCGTCCCCTCCACAGCGCCGAACGGCCCGCGGTCTCCGCACGCATTTACGCTCCTCCACAGGACCCTCCGTTCGGATCAAAATCCAGCCACCGGGAGGCGGCCCCAAGCCCTTTTTTCTTGACGGCCGACAGCCCCGTCGACCAAGCTCCTTCGATTGATGCCGTTGCCGGAGCTCGCCTGCGAGGCGTCGGAATTGCTCGAATCGGACAGCTATTGGTTGCCGATCCGGGACGTTTGTCCGATGCGATTGGAATGCCAAACGTCGACGAAGCAGCCATGCTTCGCTGGCAGAACGAAGCTCGACTGGTTTGCCGCGTCCCTCAATTGCGTCCTTTTGACGCTCGGGTCCTGGTTGGCTGTGGAGTCACCGATCCGAAACATTTGGCGGGCATGCATCCAGGCGAACTGCTTGACCGTGTCGAAGCCTTCCTGGCGACCGAACGTGGCCTACAGATCCTCCGCAGCGGAAGCAGTTACGAACTGTCCCGCATCACCAGCTGGATCGCCGCCGCCAACCGCTCGGTTTCCCGCGAAAGCCGTCATGGCCGCCGCAACAATTCATCGCGTCGCCGCAACTTGGCCAGCCAAGAACCGAGTGTCGAATTTGCTCCAGCAGCGACGACGTCTCGATCGGAACGCACCGCTGCCAGCGACCGCGTCACCGTTCCCGCCAGCCGCCACGATCACGAAGGTTATGACCGGGACGGGTTCGACCGCTCGGGATACGATCGTGATGGCTACAACCGAAATGGATACAGCCGCGCAGGATTCAACCGTGCCGGTTACGACCGAAACGGCCACAGCCGATCGACGTCGAATGGCCAAAGCCGATCCGGACATGGTTCCGGTAACGGGTACAGTCAATCCTCCGACAACCACTCGCGCACCCCATCCGAACGTGAACCGCGAAGCCGACGTGACCGAGACAATCGAGAACGGACGCGTCGCAACGAACGGGTTCGCGCCGAACGCCAACAGTACGAGCAAGATCGCACCGATCGTGAACGTCAACGCGTTGCCCGGGATGCCGAAGAGCGTCAAAACGCGATCGACGCTGCTGAACACGATGTCGTCCCGATGCAGGCCAGCAAAACCTCCGAATCCGCCAACTGGCGGTTCTACCTGGAACGCAATAGCCCAATTGTCGACGCCCCGACGATCGGCCCTCGTACGGCAAACAAACTAGAAAAAATCGGTTTGATCACCGTTGGGGATCTGCTGCAAGCCGACCCCGATGACGTTGCCAATCGCCTAAACAATCGTCGCATCGATGCCGATGAAGTCCGCCAATGGCAGCGACAGGCCGCCTTGGTCTGCCGAATCCCAATGCTCCGCGGTCACGATGCCCAGCTGCTAGTCGCGGCCGACGTCTACGACCCCGAGCGGATCGCGAGCAGCGATGCCGATTGGTTGCTAAATCTGATCGAAGAAGTCGTCGACACCAACGAAGGAAAACGAATCCTTCGCGGATCCACGCCTCCCGATCATGCCGAAATCGTCGATTGGATTCGGTTTGCTCAGCACCATCGTGAATTGCGTGCCGCGTAG
- the folE gene encoding GTP cyclohydrolase I FolE, which yields MTSPSNNRLHTDRNEPVPQGVDLKRIEKAVREILDAVGEDPDREGLLETPARVARMYAEMFAGLKYDAGRHLTKVFTERYDEIVLVRDISFCSMCEHHLLPFTGTAHIAYLPSGKVVGLSKLARVVEEVARRPQVQERMTETVADLVEQRLEARGVAVVCEATHSCMTMRGVRKPGSLCITSSMRGVFRDDPSSRAEVLGLINR from the coding sequence GTGACATCACCAAGCAACAATCGTTTGCATACCGATCGGAATGAACCAGTTCCGCAAGGCGTCGACTTAAAGCGGATCGAAAAGGCCGTTCGCGAAATCCTGGATGCTGTCGGAGAAGATCCGGACCGAGAAGGACTTCTGGAAACGCCCGCTCGAGTTGCACGAATGTATGCCGAGATGTTTGCGGGCCTGAAATATGACGCGGGCCGTCATCTCACCAAAGTATTCACCGAACGCTACGACGAGATCGTCCTGGTTCGCGATATCAGTTTCTGCAGCATGTGCGAACACCATCTCCTGCCGTTTACCGGAACCGCCCACATCGCCTACCTGCCAAGCGGCAAAGTCGTCGGGCTGAGCAAATTGGCTCGCGTGGTCGAAGAGGTCGCTCGCCGTCCGCAAGTCCAAGAACGGATGACCGAAACCGTAGCCGACCTGGTGGAGCAACGCCTGGAGGCCAGAGGCGTCGCAGTCGTTTGTGAAGCAACGCATTCATGCATGACCATGCGAGGCGTCCGCAAACCGGGCAGCCTCTGCATCACTTCATCGATGCGAGGCGTTTTTCGTGACGACCCATCCAGCCGAGCCGAAGTATTAGGCCTGATCAACCGGTAA